A region of the Planktothrix tepida PCC 9214 genome:
AATAGCTGCATTTTCTAAGGGAAATCCCGCAAAATATAAAAAATGACTACTCGCACGAAACGAATAAATATTAGCGGGAAAATTTCGAGAAACTGCACAACCTGACCACAAAAGTGCTGGAAAATCTATTAAATAACTGAGTTTTTTGCGCCGTTGACGGAGGGTATCAATCAGTAATGGTGAAGGAGTGAATAACATAATTAAATTAAGATCAAAATCATTTGAGTTTATTTTAATCTAAAATTCTAGAGAAGTGTGAAATTAATCTCAAGGAAAAAATTGATTCAGTGAGATGGTAAAACCCTGTGCTCCATTTTCAGATGAAATCAGTTTAAAATAAAATTGGTCTTTCTCTCTACCCTAAACTTGAAACTAGCAGAATTCAAACTATGACATCTTTTAAACCAAACGCCCATAACCTCATTCAAGCTGTTGATTGGCCGATTTCTCAACTTCCGGGCTTGAATTCGGATAATCAAACCCGATTAAACAATTATGGCATTAAAACCACCTGTCAACTGTTAAAAAAAGGCAAAACCCCAGCAGATAAAATGCTTTTGGCGAATTTTCTTCAGATTAATATTAGAGATGTAAACAAGTGGATTGCAATGGCGGACTTAGCTAGAATTCCGAGTGTTGGGTGTCAATATTGTGGACTATTGCTTCATTCTGGTGTCAGTTCAGTTAGCCATTTAGCCAAGTTACCCGTTCACCGTTTACATCAACAAATCTTACGTTTTTATGTCGCTAATTTACAGCGAAGAGATTTATGTCCGTCTGTTGATCAAATTCAACAATGGGTGCAACAAGCCAAATTTTTATAGCGTTTTTCAGTCTTTTGCTAATACTCCATTCAGAAAAATATCGGCTAATCCTTCTGCCATTTCTTTCATCGCTTGGGGAGAGGCATTAGGTTCTAGGAAGGTACTATAACTAAACCCAGCAACAGCAAACATTCCTAAAAAAACTTGAGCTACTATTCTAGGATTCATGGGTCGATAAACCCCTTTTTGCATTGCTGTTTCAAAAAACGCTTCAGTTACAGTAGTCATTTTAGCAATAATTTCTGATTGAATGCGATCGCGTAATTCGGGATGAAATTGAGCTTCTAAAAAGCAAATTCGCATCATATCAGCATTTTCATGTAGGTTTATGATTCGTCGATGCAACAGTTGTGCTATGGCTTTATAGTTTCCCATTGCACTTAATTCTGTTAACAAATCGGTTAAAATTTCGACCCATCCTTCGGTAACAATGGCGATTAAAATAGCTTTTTTATTGGCAAAATGTCGAAATAATGTCCCTTCGGCAACCCCTGCGGCGATGGCTAAATCACGAGTCGTGGTACTATCATACCCCTGATGGGCAAATAGCCGTCGTGCAGCCTGTAAAATCTGCGTTTCTAATGGCGATGATATGGAATGATTTAGATGTGGCATAACCTTCTGATCATACGCGGCTGTAGTCTTAGCCTATCATCCGTTTGCAAAGACCGACCTTGAACGATATAACTCTTCATAGTTTGACTTCATACTCAGGTTATAATCCGATATGATCAGGCTTTAAGATAGATTCGGCAATCATTGCTTCTGCCCTTCTTGTCAAATTACATCGATAAAAATCTATGTCTTTGGGTTATTTTTTCACCGGGAAACCAAGAACAAAGAAATGCTCCTTTCTAGGACAACGTTTGTTTTCTCTGGTTTTAAGCATTTGTTTATTTTGGGTGATGGGATTTCAAACGGTTTGGGCTGATGAAATTTCACCCTCAACCCATTCCATTCAACCTTATTTAAAACGAGTTGCCCGAGAAATTACTGAATTTACTCTCGATAATGGCATGAGATTTATCGTTTTAGAACGTCATCGTGCACCTGTGGTTTCTTTTTTAATTTATGCTGATGTTGGCGGCGTTAATGAACCTGATGGACAAACAGGAGTCGCCCATTATTTAGAGCATTTAGCATTTAAAGGGACTCAAAAAATTGGTACAACTAACTATGAGGCGGAAAAACCGCTATTTGAAAAGCAGGATCAAATTTTTGAACAAATTAAACAAGCCAAGGCAGAAGGAAACACTGCAAAACTTAAGCAATTAATGGATGAGTTAGAAACATTAAGTGCAGAAGCAGATCAATATGTAAAACAAAATGAGTTTGGCAGAATTGTAGAACAAGCGGGGGGAGTAGGCATGAATGCAGCAACTTCCGCCGATGCAACGTTTTATTTTTATAGCCTTCCTGCTAACAAGTTAGAACTGTGGATGTCTTTAGAATCAGAACGATTTTTAGAACCTGTTTTCAGAGAATTTTATAAAGAAAAACAAGTGATTTTAGAAGAACGTCGTTTGCGAACCGAAAATTCTCCGGTCGGTCAAATGATTGAAGAATTTTCAGCTACCGCTTTTAAAGTTCATCCCTACCGTCGCCCTGTTATTGGATATGTGGAAGACTTAGAAAATTTAACCCGTGAAAATGTTAAAGATTTCTTTGAAACCCACTATGTTCCCAATAATTTAACAGCCGTTATTGTAGGAGATGTTAATCCTGATGATGTCAAAAATTTCGCTGAAATTTATTTTGGTCGTTACAGTGCCAAACCCAAACCTCCTCAATTGAATATTGTCGAACCGCCTCAAACGGAAGCGCGTGAAATTACGTTAAAATTAAAAACTCAACCTTGGTATTTTGAAGGATACCCAATTCCAGCCTTAAATCATCCTGATTCTGTGATTTATGATCTAATTTCTAGTCTCCTCAGTGATGGTCGAACTTCTCGTTTGTATAAATCCTTAGTGGAAGAACAAAAAATTGCCTTAGCTGCCCAGGGATCAAATGGATATCCGGGGAATAAATATCCTAATTTAATGTTCTTTTACGCGATGCCAGCACCGGGTCATACCGTTGATGAAGTGGCGACAGCATTACGTCAAGAAATTGAACGTTTCAAAACCGAATTAGTATCTGAAACTGAATTAGAACGGGTTAAAACTCAAGCTAAAGCGGGTTTATTGAGATCCTTAGATTCTAATATGGGTATGGCATTTGCCTTAGCTGAGTATGAGGTTAAAACAGGATCTTGGGTCAATTTATTTGAAGAGTTAGAAAAAATTGATGCCATTACTGCCCAGGATATTCAGCGAGTAGCCCAAACTATGTTTCGTCCTGAAAATCGTACCATTGGACGGTTATTATCGGACGAATAAGAGGTAAAATTCAGAGTTTTATTGGTTTTTTTTCAGTCTCATTCAACTTTTGATTAACTATGTTGACTTTCAATATTTTCAGCACGAAAAAATCTAAATTATTGTGGGCAGGATTACTATTGCTCACAATGGTTGTTACTATTTTTTGGCATATTCCTGCCATTGCAGCCACACCCAAACATTACACCGATTTAACGTTTCCCCCCTTACCTGAACTTCAACTTCCCGACTATGAGCGCTATCAATTAGATAATGGAATTACGGTTTATTTAATCGAAGATCATGAACTTCCTTTAGTCGGAGGAACCGCTTTATTTCGGACTGGAGATCGATTTGAGCCGGCGGATAAAGTGGGTTTAGCCAGTATAACCGCAGAGGTGATGCGAAATGGTGGAACCTCTCAACATCCCGGCGATCAATTCAATCAAATCTTAGAAGACAAAGCCGCTTATATCGAAGCTGGAATTCATACAACATCCGGTCGCATTAGCTTTGGAGGATTGAGCGAAGATTTACCAACTGTGTTTGGATTATTGGCGGATTTAATTCGCAATCCTACCTTTCCCCAAGATAAATTAGAGTTAGCAAAAACTCAAGCAAAAGGTGGGATTGCTCGTCGGAATGATGAACCTGAAGAAATTGCGGGCAGAGAGTTAGTTAAACTCATTTATGGTGCAGATAGTCCCTATGCAAGAACTACAGAATATTCCACATTAAACAAAATCAACCGTGAGGATTTAGTTAATTTTTATCAACAATATTTTCATCCTGAAACGATGATTTTGGGAGTTGTTGGGGATTTTGATCGGCAAAAAATGAAAGCATTAATTGCTGAAAAATTAGGAGATTGGAAACCGTCTCAAAAAGCTGTGATTCCTCCCCTTCCTTCTGTTTCTCAAGTTAATACGGGGGGAGTTTTCTTTGTTGATCAACCTCAACTGACTCAAAGTTATGTGGAAATGGGGCATTTAGGGGGGTTATTAAATGATCCGAATTATCCCGAATTAAGCGTTATGAATAATGTAATTGATGGGTTTGGTGGACGTTTATTTAATAATGTGCGCTCGCGCCAAGGATTAGCTTATTCTGTTTATGGATCTTGGGGTGTAAGTTATGATTATCCAGGGATTTTTAACGCAGGTGGACAAACTCGTTCAGAAACAACAGTTCCTTTTATTCAAGGAGTAAAAGCTGAACTGGAACGCTTACAAAAAGAACCCATTAAGCCGGAAGAATTAACGTTTGCGAAAGAATCAACATTGAATTCTTTTATTTTCAATTTTGAAGATCCCGGTCAAACCTTGTCGCGTTTAATGCAATATGAATATTATGGCTATCCCAAGGATTTTATCTTTGATTATCAACGTCAAGTGGAAGCAACAACGATTGAAGATGTTCAACGAGTTGCTCAACAATATCTCAAACCCGAAAATTTAGTGATTTTAATTGTAGGAAATGAAAAGATGATTAATCCACCCTTAAGCAGTTTAGATCAAAAATCAAAGGTTACGACTATTGATGTGACAATTCCTGGGAGTTAATATCAGGGTGGGTTTTACCCACCTTATTCTCCTATAGGTTAAAACCCGAACTTTCTTTCATCTAAAATTCCTTTTCTTAATAGAAGGAAGGGATCTGTCCAATCTTCAATAACTAAACCAGAAATTAAGGAAAAATCTTTTCATCATAATTATCAGGATCATAATTATCGCTATCATCATCACATCGTTCAATTATAAGACTTTTAGCAATTTCAGCAAAGTCACAATCATCCTGAAAAACACCCGCAAATTTCAACCAAGGGTTTTCCGATTGTTGAGTAGATACTTCTTCTATTTCAAAAGGAATAATTTCTAGCTTATCATAATAAGTATACAACAAGGTTTTTAAATTTTCTAGGGCTTCTTCCTGCGTTGAAGTTTCAACCTGCAAGTTAGGAAGTTCTATAAAAGATGCACGTATTTGCGTTGCATTTGAACGATCAAGCAAAATATTAAATTTTACAGGAAGCGACTGAGATAATTTTAGAGACGGAAGATTAAGAGTCATGGCATTGCTAGTGATGATTTTTTAATTGAATCATAGCATTTTTTTGCCTTTTTAACGAACTTAAAATTATTAGAGGGAATGAAACTCAGGGTTTTCCTAATTCCATCCCCTCTAATAATCCTGTTTTTTAGATGTCTAAATCCGTCAAATTCAAGCGGGGAGCATGGGTTTCAATAAACTCCCGACGAGGAGCAACGCGATCGCCCATTAACACGGTAAAAATCCGATCTGCTTCCGCCGCATCTTCAATTTCAACTTGTTTAATCATGCGAGTATCGGGGTTCATGGTGGTTGTCCAAAGTTGTTCTGGCATCATTTCTCCTAACCCTTTAAACCGTTGAATATTGTAGTTCGCATTGGCGGGTAAACTTCCCAAATACTCCTGCAATTCTCGCTCATTGTAGCAGTATTGATGGTTGCGTCCCCGTTCCACTTTATACAACGGAGGACAGGCAATATAAATATAGCCTTGATCGACTAATTCCCGTTGATAACGATAGAAAAAGGTGAGCAATAAAGTACGGATATGGGCTCCATCAACGTCCGCGTCAGTCATAATGATGACTTTATGATACCGCAATTGAGAGGAATCAAATTCTTCTCCTTTAATGCCTAATCCCAAGGCAGTAATTAAAGATTGAATTTCATTGTTTTTGTAGATTTTGGCATCATCGGTTTTCTCAATATTGAGGATTTTTCCGCGTAAAGGAAGAATGGCTTGAGTACGGCGATCGCGTCCTTGTTTGGCACTATTATGTACAAAGATACCCGCCGATAACGCAAAGTTATGGCTATGGGGAACTTCGATATCATAAACATCATGCCGTTCTTCTAGCCATTCAATGGAAACAACCCGATGGTTATAGTTCCGAATTGCCATGCGAGTTGCAACTTCATTTCCATCAAAATAGCGATCGCAAAACGTTTTAAAGGTCAATATACTGTTATCCGTTTGCTGTTCTTGCTCACTTTTACTGTCTTCAAGATCAGAATAAAGTTTGTATAGAGTCGCAATGGTTTGAGTATAATCGCTTTCATTCGTTTGTTTCCATTGCCATTCTAAACGCTCTTGATCTGCCTGTTGTTTTAATTGATAAGCCTCTGTTAATAAATGAGTATCAATCCATTGATCAGAACCTGGATTCCATACCAGTTCCTCATCCTTGAATTCCCCCTCTATTTCTTTCTGAGAAATTTTTCGATGAAATGGCATCAAGGAATCATCAGGGGTTAATTCTGCTGCGGCTTTATAACTACCATCCCTTAACATAAAGGGGTGATCAGGAGTACAAATCAGGGTTTCTCCATTATCTAAAGTTAATTTCACGACTTGGGCATCTTTTTTGGTCAGTCGTGCATTAATAATGCGTTCAATGGCAATATTGCCACTTTGATTAATGGTGTAGCAAAAATGCTCTTTCCCCTCAGCTTGTTCATCAACAATTTCTTTAATTGTCTTTTTAGAACCATCAGCCAGCGATATATAAGTACAATCCAAAAAACAACCGCCCGCACTATCGCCTTCAACTAAGAAAATCTCGGATTCTTGGGGATCACGGGTGCTGCAATCGGCTAATTTACCAGGTAAAGGAGAAGATTCTAAGACCGATTTTCGACGCACTAAATCCCGTGCTCGTCGAGCGGCTTCTGCGGCTTTAAACGCTTGGATGGCTTTTTCAATCACCGCATCGGCAATTCCTGGATTAAATTCCAAATACTCGGTTAACGCTTCCCCGACCAAGGAGTCAACAATTCCCCGAACTTCTGGATTTCCTAATCGGGTTTTAGTTTGTCCTTCAAATTCAGGATCGGGAACTTTCGCGGAAATGACGGCCGTTAACCCTTCTCTAATATTTTCCCCGCCTAAATTAGCTTCTCCTTCTTTGAGTTTATTCCGTTTACGAGCGATTGTATTTAAAGTTCGAGTTAGAACAGTTTTTAACCCTTCTAAATGGGTGCCTCCATCAATGGTTCTAATATTATTAGCAAAGCCTAAAATTGTATCACTATAGGCATCGGTACACCACTGCAAAGCGACTTCAATTTGAACATTATTCCGTTCTCCAGAAATATAAATAATATCTTCATGGAGGGGTTGTTTATCGTTGTTCATGTAGGCGATATACTCCCTAATCCCGCCTTCATAACAGTAGGTTTCTATCCGAGGAGTTTCCCGTTTTAACAGTTCTAAACGATGATCGCTGAGAGTGACTTTAACTCCCGCGTTTAAGTAGGCAAGTTCTCGTAAACGCGAAGCAATTGTATCACAATCAAACTCAATTCCAGTCGTAAAAATTAAGGAATCGGGGAAAAAGCGCAAAGAGGTTCCCGTTCTGTTTTCTTTGATGGGTTTTGAGGTGAGTTCCGTCACCGGAGTTCCCCGTTCAAAGCGTTGGCGATATTCTTTTTTATCCCGAAAAACCGTAACTTCTACCCATTCCGATAAGGCGTTAACTACAGAAACCCCCACACCATGCAAACCCCCAGAAACTTTATAGCCACCACCGCCAAATTTTCCTCCAGCGTGCAGAACGGTTAACACGGTTTCTAAAGCAGACTTTCCGGTTTTAGAATGGGTATCAACGGGGATACCTCGACCATCATCGGTGACGGTGACAGAACCATCGGCGTTGAAATCAATTTCGATGTGGGTGCAATAGCCAGCCAGCGCTTCATCGATCGCGTTGTCTACAACCTCGTATACTAAATGGTGGAGTCCTCGCGGCCCGGTGGAACCAATGTACATTCCAGGGCGTTTGCGAACGGCTTCCAAACCTTCAAGAACTTGAATTTGGTCGGCGCTGTAATTGCTGGTCATTTGATCACGACTCCAGTATTGATAAAGTAAAAACGTCTCTTATGGCGTTCTTACAGTAAAATGACAAAACTTTCAAAAATTGTAGCACAAATAGGTTGGAGAGGATTGTAGAGCATTCTCAAAAGAAATTTGGACAGGGTATGTACCCAATAGACTCAGTTCGGAGTGAGGCGTTGAATAGGAGGAGAGTTGACTATTTCTACAATATCACAGCCACCCCGGTTAATTGTAATCTGCGGTGCGACGGCGACGGGGAAATCAGGATTAGCAATTCAGTTGGCGGAACGCTTGGGGTCTGTGATTTTGAGCGCGGATTCTCGGTTGGTGTATCGAGAGTTTGATATTGGTACGGCTAAACCGACGCGGGAAGAACGTCAGCGTGTTCCCCATTATTTGATTGATATTTGTGAACCGACGGAGACTTTAACTGTAGCAGATTATCAAGATCAAGCTCAACATTTGATTGCAAAGGCTCCTGAATCTCCACCTTTATTGTTAGTTGGAGGTACAGGATTATATCTTAAATCTATTGTGCGGGGAATGAAAATTCCGAGGGTTGCACCTCAGCTTGAATTGCGATCGCAACTTGAAGCATTAGGTCAATTTCAATGTTATCAAATCTTACAGCAAATTGATCCGATGGCAGCGCAAAAAATTCACGCTAATGATCAAGTTAGAACTTTACGAGCTTTAGAGGTTTATTATATTACAGGTCGCCCCATTTCTGAACAAAAAGGGGAAAATCCCCCCGATTATCCGATTTTTCAAATAGGTTTACAATGTGAATCGGACGCATTAAATTCTCGAATTCAAAGGCGAACGGAAGAGATGATTGAAAAAGGATTTGTGCAAGAAGTTGAACAGTTATGTCAGAAATATGGGAGTGAGTTATCTTTGTTAGAAACTTTGGGATATCAGGAAATTAAACAATATTTAGCGGGTGATATTTCTTTAGAAACCGCCAAGGAATTAACGGTATTGCATACGCGACAATTTGCCAAACGACAAAGAACTTGGTTTCGAGCAATTTCTGAAATTCAATGGTTTGATGCAGAGAGTCCTAACCTATTAGATGAGGTTTTCTACTTTATAAATTCAAGAAAGTCCCACTAGCATTAGTGAGACTTCATTCAATCATTAAGAATGGGGATTAGATTTAAGTTGGAACTGAGGATTTAAACCCTGATTAACATTCCCATTCGATAACCCATGATTGGATTCAATAGAATAGCCCCGTTGTTGTAATTCATCTTGAATTTGAAGGAGTTCTAATTTGAATTTTTCATTAATGGCTTTTATCTGCTGTTTAATGGCATTTTCCCAAGCTTCTCGATTGATTAAACCCATAGCAGGTTGACTTAACTCCCGTTCCTTTTCATGAATCGTTTGTTGCCATTCTTTTAAGACTTTATGATATTCATGCTTCAGTTGTTCAATCCAAAGTTGATTTTCCTTTTTGTCTTTTTGCTCTGGCGTTGCTTGGGGATAGTTTAACAAATATCGGGTTAATCCATCCAGTACCCAAAATTTTCGGCTTGCGTCTTTAATAGTATTAAGGTTTTCACTTTTACGGTGTTGAAAATAGAGGTCAAACTTTTGAGCAATTTGGCGTTTACATTGAGGATAATCAACGATTTTACCTTTATAAAAGGCTGTAATAATTGTTAACGCAATACCCAATAACGGCACAACGTAGGTAATCCAATCTCCATCTTCCCCTTGAAATCTCACATAGAAAAGAGTTGCTGCGTATTCAATTATTAAAAGAGTGAGAGCTAACGCCACAAACAACTTTGTTGTTTGATGAAGATAGTCTTTTAATACCGCATTAAATACCTCTTGTTCTGCTTCAGCCCGAATGGCAATCAGTTGATTTCCAGTAATTTGTGCCTTTTTGTGTTTGAGATTAATTTGTGTTTGATCATTCTGGATGTCTCGTTGGATGCTAGAAATAGCCACCCAATAACTAATCGCCCATTCAGTGAAATAAACTAAGGGAAAACTGATTAATAGAGCAGAAACTAATCGCCATTCCCCAGGAAAGCCTGCTAAGGCTGCATAGGGGGCACGGCTATTCATTAAAGCAGCCAAAGTCACAGCAAAAAGTACAAAAAATTTATGCCAATTCATGGTTTCATTCCTCAAACTACTAGAACTTGAAGGGTAGGGAAAGTGTGTTTAAAAACAATTTCCCATGCTGGTTTACGGTTTAAAAGATGAAGGGGAATTATCTTGATATTTTCGTTTCATTTCTAGCGCATACTTTAAAGGGGCAAGAATGCTGATGTTTTGAGATAATGGAGAGTAAAGGGTATAAATTGTTGAGAGTTGATCAGGTAACAACTTCTCAGCCATTAACTCCTGTAAAATCACGTCTTCATCCCATTTAGAAATCATAATGTTACTCCTGATGAGAACGAATTTTTTGAATTGAATCTTTAACGCAGTTGCGGATATTCTGATTACAAAAGTGGGTATTATGTAAGTCTTTTAGACTATCCCAAAGTTGTGAATTAAAGCCTGTATTGCCATCATTGGTACTCCCAACCACTAATAACATCCCGTTTCGGGAAGCAACTTTATCACCTAAATTCGTTAAGGTTTTGGGACAAAATTCTTCCTGTTCGTTGGCTTGAACTTGTAGAATAACCATCAGAGTTTCAGAATGGCGATCGCTCATTTCTCCAGCTAATTCTAAAGCACCACAAATATAGGTTCCCTGTCCTTTGGTGGGTTCAGTTTTTTTATGACACAGAGAATACAGAGCACTCTGGTCTTTGATCACAGTTGGATCAGATGCAATCAGATCTTGACTGACTTGAATTAAAGCGGCTTTATCCCCAGATTTAGCAACATCAGCCACCCCAAAACAAGCATCTTTAGAAATTTTGAGTTGCTCAGGATCATTTAAGGCTGAAGCACTAATATCTGTTATTCTGATTAACAATAAATTGGCTGGTTTCTCGCACCCACTCAGCACTAATACTAAGAAGAGAAAGCCTAAAATACAAATCAGTAACCAGCCCCAATCAATATCACCTCCTTCTCCTTTTTTAATAAATTCAGACTTACATTCAGTGCACAGCCATTCTTGATGATTTGGGAGTTGTACTAAGTCACACATTCTACGTCCCTGTTTATGATCTCTTGGACAATCCATAAAATAAAACCTCCTTTTCTTTTAATGACAATTCTGAAGAAAGGAAAAGGCTAAACTTGACCTTTTCCTTGGGGTTTAATTGCTAACCTCGAACGGGAGAATAAACGTGCAAAGTTACGCAATTTTCAGAACTTTGATTAACCAGTTGATGAAACTCATAGCGTTCTGTCCAAGTAACATCTCCGGCGTTTACAGTTTCTTCTTTCCACAAAATTAATTGGCGTTGTTCATCAGGAATATAACGTTGCTGGGTAATCGATCCTTGGAGCACTTTCGTAACATTTAAAGCCGCATTTCGATGAGGATGAACACCGGACGTTTGACCCGGAGCCCAACAAATCACCACAATTTCAAAATCGTCATTACGAACCAAAGTTTGCCACCCATAGCGGTCAGGAAGAAACAGCATAAACGCTTCCCAGCATTCCTTTGGTAAATCTAAGCGAGTCACCAGGTCTTTCAGCTTATCCAGAGTTAACAGGTGAGACGGGATCGTCTTGATTTCAATCAAGAACTTCTCAAGGATTAACGGATGAATATCCCTGTCCGATGACGGAACAGCTTTGTTCTGAGATACAATTTGAGTGATCATTAATTTTTAAGCCTTTGGTAAGGTTGTGTGTTTGCAACTGAATCAATGGCTTTTTATCGCCTCAACCCAAGGTTGCTATGCAATTGTCAAGGTTCATATCAAAGAAACTCAAAAGCGTGATGCTTTGGGGCTTTTCCTTCGATACCAACTAGAATAAACCAAGCACAAAAGGGAGTTGCTAATAATTAGCATCCCCATCTAAAAATTTTTTTATCCTAGATTTGACAAGGGTTGTAGCGATTTAAGGTTGAAAATTTGCTAATTATTAGCAAAACTTTTTTTGATAAAGTCCGAAAAATCCTCTAAAATCTCTATTTTGGGGAGCTTCACCGAGTAACACTGAGTCTAGGTTGTTAACGGTGGCTACTCAAGACCAGTTTTGTTACACCTAGCGCGATAGTAACTCTGTGACTACCAACAAAGTAAGCAAACCAGGATATATTCTAACAGAGAAAGGACTCGATAAGCTAACAACGGCTATATCAAAGCAGTATGGAACATCGCGTTTCAAATCTCAATTAGCACAAGAAGCAGGTTTAAGCCGTAATACGGTGTCTAAAGTTCTCGATAGAGAAAACGGAGTCGATGAAAGTACCCTTGATAAACTATTTTTATGTGTAGGCTTGCAATTAACACAAAATGATTACAGGCAAATTCTAACTTGTGTTTCACCCCAACAGCAAACCATTCAAAACATAGTACAAACCTCTGCTATAGAACAATTCAAAAAAGCGTTATTTGATCTGAATTATATTGATCAAGAATATCATTTTCGCAGATCCTTGGGACAAATGGGTTCTGTTGGAGCCTTTTTAATACATGGAGAAGAAGGCTATGGACAACGATGGTTAGTAAACCGTTTAGCAGGTTTAATTCCTTATAATTCCACCGCTTACCAAAAACCTTTTAATATTCTTCATAAAAAACCTCTCCTAGATTTTTGGGAAGATATAGGAGAATCAATCAAATGTAAACCTAATCCTGAAGCGATCGCTGAAAAACTTTATCAACATTGGACGACTCAAACTGTCATTCTATCTATTACAGATATTCATAAGGTTGATCAAGGTTTAGAGTCATTTTTAGAACAAGTCTGGTTAAAAGTTATTGATAAAACTAATAGCCATAATTATTCTGAAGACTCCTTTAAAATGATCTTATTTGTTGTTGGGAATAAAACTTTTAACTCACCTTCTAACTTACTCATTGACTTAACTCCTATACAGGGTTTTGAAGCTGAGGAACTTAGGCGTTGGGGAGGTGCTAAACTCTCTGATTTATTATCAGATTTAAAAAAATACACCAGAGAACAGAGCCAAGATTCTATTAAAGATATTATACAACGAAATATTGTGCCAATTTCTACTTTAGAGCGAATTTGTAAGTCTTGCAGTATAAACTATTATTCAGATATAGAACGGAGTTTTACCCTATGAATGAACCTTTAGAATTAGAATACACAGGCGAACAATATCAACCGCAACCGCAACCGAATCAACGGGGAAAGAAACAGTATCCCTATCGTCCTGAACCGGGGTTAGTTAAAGCGGTTAATTTAGCGATCGCTTTAGAACGTCCCTTACTTTTAGAAGGGGAAC
Encoded here:
- the miaA gene encoding tRNA (adenosine(37)-N6)-dimethylallyltransferase MiaA gives rise to the protein MTISTISQPPRLIVICGATATGKSGLAIQLAERLGSVILSADSRLVYREFDIGTAKPTREERQRVPHYLIDICEPTETLTVADYQDQAQHLIAKAPESPPLLLVGGTGLYLKSIVRGMKIPRVAPQLELRSQLEALGQFQCYQILQQIDPMAAQKIHANDQVRTLRALEVYYITGRPISEQKGENPPDYPIFQIGLQCESDALNSRIQRRTEEMIEKGFVQEVEQLCQKYGSELSLLETLGYQEIKQYLAGDISLETAKELTVLHTRQFAKRQRTWFRAISEIQWFDAESPNLLDEVFYFINSRKSH
- a CDS encoding cysteine dioxygenase — protein: MITQIVSQNKAVPSSDRDIHPLILEKFLIEIKTIPSHLLTLDKLKDLVTRLDLPKECWEAFMLFLPDRYGWQTLVRNDDFEIVVICWAPGQTSGVHPHRNAALNVTKVLQGSITQQRYIPDEQRQLILWKEETVNAGDVTWTERYEFHQLVNQSSENCVTLHVYSPVRG